One Dictyoglomus sp. DNA window includes the following coding sequences:
- a CDS encoding NusG domain II-containing protein, which produces MKKREIFIIFFIFLLSIFLWILNKNSSLPLYIVVEVNNKEISKIDINTLKSRREFLVNGILGKSYFEYNPQKGIKMISSPCPDKICIKQGWINKIGETIVCLPNRVVLRLEGRK; this is translated from the coding sequence ATGAAGAAAAGAGAAATTTTTATAATTTTCTTTATTTTTCTTTTAAGTATATTCCTTTGGATTTTAAATAAGAATTCATCTTTACCGTTATATATAGTTGTAGAAGTAAACAACAAGGAAATATCCAAGATAGATATAAATACTTTAAAATCAAGAAGAGAATTCTTAGTAAATGGAATATTAGGAAAAAGCTATTTTGAATATAACCCCCAAAAGGGTATAAAAATGATTTCTTCTCCATGTCCTGATAAAATATGTATAAAGCAGGGTTGGATAAATAAAATAGGAGAAACTATTGTTTGCTTACCTAATAGAGTAGTTCTGAGATTAGAAGG